Proteins encoded together in one Syntrophorhabdus sp. window:
- a CDS encoding DUF58 domain-containing protein — protein MEAISRRPSSLFITVPALVLGALLLVTALVYKQRDLTILTLLILCAATGAKLWTAFGHRGTQCATGADKTRVFPGNPIELTLTLRSATFLPLWVLADIPLNGLCLASGNGETHVAGESGLWRDTGNFRWDVTAPRRGLFRPGPIGLTCGDLFGFFPKESEVDDPLEIIVYPRLVPLKAFSIVRRDFFGIPGDQSPVRDPVYILGTHDYQHGRPARFIHWKASARRHVLQEKVFEPTEQEKVLFVVAVEDFALCGATDAFERSLEGIASMAALFDREGVATGLVTDSAIEGEKTFFRSLRRDAGHLGSLLEILARVRMEKGRDLTEGLRSMSALPFGVTCLCFSHRMDGSTRAVDEYFRRRRVPVIHYTWTLPSAEVTDARPSGRGLVRSTRDLFAQKGENEE, from the coding sequence ATGGAAGCGATCAGCCGGCGGCCCTCGAGCCTCTTCATAACCGTTCCCGCGCTCGTTCTGGGAGCACTTCTTCTCGTCACGGCGCTTGTCTACAAACAAAGGGACCTTACGATACTCACGCTCCTGATACTTTGCGCCGCGACGGGGGCGAAACTGTGGACTGCCTTCGGCCACAGGGGCACGCAATGCGCGACGGGCGCGGACAAAACAAGGGTCTTTCCGGGAAACCCGATCGAACTCACACTCACTCTCAGGAGCGCCACCTTTCTCCCTCTCTGGGTCCTCGCCGACATCCCCCTCAACGGCCTCTGCCTCGCCTCCGGCAATGGCGAAACGCATGTCGCAGGCGAGTCCGGCCTGTGGCGCGACACCGGAAACTTCCGGTGGGACGTGACGGCCCCGCGCCGCGGGCTCTTCCGTCCGGGACCCATCGGTCTCACCTGCGGCGATCTCTTCGGATTCTTCCCGAAGGAAAGCGAGGTGGACGACCCCCTGGAGATCATCGTCTATCCCCGGCTCGTTCCCCTTAAGGCCTTTTCGATCGTCCGCAGGGATTTCTTCGGCATTCCCGGGGATCAGAGTCCCGTGCGCGATCCCGTGTATATCCTTGGGACCCATGACTATCAGCACGGGCGGCCGGCGCGGTTCATACACTGGAAAGCGAGCGCCCGCAGGCACGTCCTGCAGGAGAAGGTCTTTGAGCCCACGGAACAGGAAAAGGTCCTCTTTGTCGTGGCAGTCGAGGATTTCGCCCTCTGCGGCGCAACGGACGCCTTTGAAAGGAGTCTCGAGGGTATAGCATCCATGGCGGCCCTCTTCGACAGGGAAGGTGTGGCGACGGGACTCGTCACGGACTCGGCGATCGAGGGAGAGAAAACCTTTTTCAGGTCTCTCAGGCGCGATGCCGGCCATCTGGGATCGCTCCTCGAGATCCTGGCGCGTGTCCGCATGGAGAAAGGGCGCGACCTTACCGAGGGGTTGCGGTCGATGAGCGCCCTGCCCTTCGGCGTTACCTGCCTGTGTTTCTCCCACCGGATGGACGGTTCCACCCGTGCGGTCGATGAGTATTTCAGAAGGCGCCGGGTGCCCGTCATTCACTATACCTGGACC